GTGAGGTGGCCTCTACCCTGAGGACTTCACTGTACTCCGCCGATGTCGTCAATTGCCCCTGGCCCTCGGCCCATCGCGACCACGCGGGCGGCCCGGTCTTGTTGACGAGAGTCACCGATCGGCCCGCCGTCAGTTCCCGGGTGTACCGTTTGGTGACCGCGTCCGGGTCCGTCGGGTACTGGGTGATCAGGTGCCCCGTAACAGTCGCCAACAGGGCCGTCGAGAGCGCGGCCACGACGGACCGCGGCCGCACGACCCGCCACGCGCGTCGGACCCAGCTCAGAGGGCGGGCCACGGTCGACTCGCCGCGCCGCCACCGGTCCAGATCGTCCGCGAGCGCCCGGGCGGTCGAGTACCGCCCGCCCGGGCGCTTCTCGAGGCACTTGAGGCAGATCGCTTCGAGTTGCGCGGGCAGGGCCGGGCGCCGCTTCCGGGGGGCCACCGGTTCGGTGCCGGTGACCAAGGTCGCCGTTGCGAGAGCGGTGTCGGCCCGAAACGGGGGGACACCGGTCAGGGTCTCGTAAAGTATTGCCCCGAGTGCGTACACATCGGTCCACGGGCCGACGTCGCTAACGCGCCCGGCGGCCTGTTCGGGGGCCATGTAGCTCGGCGTGCCCAGGATCGCCCCGCCGGTCGTCGGACCGGACCCGCCGGAGAGCCACTTGGCCAATCCGAAATCCGCAACTTTGGGCGTGCCGTCCGCCTTCAGTAGGACGTTCGCGGGCTTTAAATCCCGGTGGAGTATGCCCGCGTCGTGGGCCGCACCGACGGCGCCGGCGAGTACCCGCACGAGGTCCGCCGCCGCCCCCGGTTCGAGGCTCCCGTCCCGGCGGATCCGCTCGGCCAGGGTTCCGCCCTCGACGTATTCCATCGAGAAAAACGGGGTACCCTCTTCACCGACCTCAAAAACCTGAACGATATTGGGGTGACTGAGTCGCGCCAGCGCGCGGGCCTCGGTAATCAATCGCCCGTGCAGGTGCGAGTCGACCGTTCCGGTCCCGCGGATGACCTTGAGTGCCACCACCCGGTCCGCGTGGGGCTGTCGCGCCTTGAAGACGACTCCCATTCCCCCGCGCCCCAACTCCTCAAGCACCTCATAATTAGAGATCCGGGCCGTCCGAGCGTGGTCGCGGCCCTTGAGATTTTCACCCCCGGGGCGCGGGCGGGAGCCGGACCCGGTTCCCGGAACCCACTCCGAGGCCGGTTCGGCTTCCGATGGTGCACGCGACCCGGGGCCCGGAACGGCTATCGCGAGTTGGAACAAGCACGCGGGGCAAAGGCCGTGCGGCGCGTCGGTCGGAATCGCGACCCGACAGCTCGCGCAGTACACGATGTCTGCCACAGACGCCCCCCATTACAAGACCGCGGCCGGGGTCGTTCCACTTCGGCACGGGTCGCGTCCGTTTACCGCGCGACCGCGGCGAACAGGTCCCGTAACTCCTCGTCCACGTCCCCCGGGCCGCCCACCGTCGCGGCGACGAGCTCCCGCAGCCGTTGACCGTACCGCGTACGGAGCCGCTGGGCGGCCTTCTTGACCGCGGGAACGCTCGTACCCAATGTGGCCGCGATCGTCGCGTGCTGTTGAACCTCGTCCGCCGCGACCAGGGCCGGTTTGAGCAGACGAAACAGTTCGCCCCGGCCGGCCGAATCGTAGTCCCGTTCCAGTGCGGTCAGCGCTTCGTCTAGGAGTGTCAGGGCCCACCGCCGCTCGTACAGCCGGTCCGGGCCGAGTCTGTCGACGGGTTCCGTTGTGTACCGCGATTCGGCGGCCGCGAAGTCGATCGAGAGCGGGGTCCGCCCGCCGCCGCGCTTCTGGGCCGCGGCCCGATCCCACTCGTTCGCGAGAAAATGGTTACAGCACGCGAGGAGGTACGCCCGGAGTTTGCCGCTGCACGGGGCGACGGACGCGAACAGGTTCGATTCGAGGAGGTGCGCGAAGAATCCCTGGGTCAGATCCGCCGCGTCTTCTGCGGACCGGACGCGCCTGCGGATGTGGACGTAAAGCGGGTACCAGTAGCACTCGCAGAGGGCCGCGAGTGCCGCGCGCCCGTCGGGCGATTGGGCGTCCCGCCCCCGCAGGACGAGGGTCCACTGCGTCGTGAGAAAAAGGCCCGGCCCGTCCGCGGTCTCGGGCCGATTTCCGAGTGCTCGGGACATGAACGTTCTCAGCGCGATTCTGGGTCCGATCGCTTTAGGAGAACGGATCTCAGTTAACATTGCAACGTCCCCGCGACAATTTTCCTCTCACACGTGACGCCCGGTCCGAACGGATGTCCACTTAATCTATCGGGCTCGATGATCTTATGTTTTTACCGCAATCGATTGACTGCCATCGATTGCGTTGTTTTTTGACGGGCGATCCGCAGTCAATGGCCCCTGGCTGCGGGGAAAGGGCGCCCGATTACTCCTTTGGTGCGGCCGGTGCTGGGAACTTCGCGCGCTGGCTCAGGAGCCACGAGAAGTCCCCACTCAGTTGCGGTCCCGACACGACCCGTCGCGGCGGGCCGGGGATCGTGCTGTACGCGGTCGGGGCCGACGAGTGACACCCGATGCAACTCTCGGTGGCAAAAATCGGTGTCGCGTCCGGCGGGTTCCCCTCTTCTTGGTTGGTGGCGGGCTGGTTCCCGGCCTGGAAGTACGTCTCCATGATCGGGTTGACGAGGAACGTGGGCACCGGCTTGCCGCCAGATTTGTTCGTCACGCTCCCCGGGGCCGTCGCGGGGCCGCCCGGCGTGGGCGCCGCTCCGGGTTGCGTCGGCCACTGGGTACCGAGCAACTCGTAGTACCGGAGCACGGCGAACTTTTTGTCGGACTTCGTTCCCAGGGCGGCTTGCGCCCGGCGGTTGAGTTCTTGAGTGGCCTTCGGGGTCGGCACCAACTGGGTCACCTGTGTCGGGTTCTGGCCGTCACTGAACGGCTCTTGCTTCTGCGACGGAGAATTGACGGCGAGGTACGGCTTCTGCGGGTTGTTGAACAGGGTCGGAATCGGTTTACCGTTGAACGTTTCCAGGTCATTGGTCTGGAGGTTGTCGACGTGGGCGAACGTCGACCACACCCACTGCGGGGACGATTTCGTCTTGTGAGCGATGTGCATTCCCACGAGCCCGACGGTAACCTCCTGAAACTCTTTGGGCGTGTAGGCCGAGTCCACGAAGTTCGTAATTTTGGCCCGGGCCGTGAGGAATCGCTCGGGCAAGTCGACGCCCGCCTTGAGAACCTTCCAGGCCAGTTTCAGCTCGATCGCCCCGGTCGTCCCGGGTTTGCAGTCCCGCCCGAGGCCGACCGGGGCAAGGGTGTCACCGGGAAACGCGCCGTACGGGAAGCAAACGGTCTTGCCTGCGGCGGTGAAGTCGATCTGCCCGGGCACGTTGTACAGTTTGTTGTCGCGCACGTAGTTGTACTCGTCTTCATTGAGCAGGATCTCGTACCGGACCATGAACCCGTTCTGGTCCCAGATCGGGTTCGAGAACGCCTGGGGCACTTCGGTCTGGGAGATCGGCCCCGGTTCCCGGCGGGGCTCGAGCCCGACCCGGCCGACGCTGCTCAAGTGGACGAGCGCCCGGTCACCGGGCTTCACCTTCTTTGAGCCGAGGAGCCGGAGGTTGGCCCGCCCCGGTTGCCCCCACGGCGCGGGCTCACTCCCGTCCGGCGGGAACGCGTCCTCGTCGGTTTTCCAGCCGTCGAACAGGGGCCGGTTGTCCGGCCCGGTCGGCCGGGAAAGGGCCACGAACGTCCGCCAGGACAGAATGTCGAAGAGCAACTGGACCTCGGCGAACCGCTTCGCGCCCTCGAACCGCTTTTTCAGTGCGGTGTCCACGTCGGGCGGGACGTCCTTCTCCAAGTCCTTGGTCATTTGGTCCATCAGTTGGTCGGGCGTAGGGAGGAGCGCATCCGCTCCGGCTACCGGTTCGGACCCGGTCAGGGCCGCGGCGGTCAAGAGGGCGCCCCCTGCGAGTGGCGCAAACATTCTGAACGTTCGTCGAGACAACATGGATACCCCTTGATGAGCAGTCCCGGGTGTGGAGGAATGGCTCGCCCGTCTACCGATCTTGGCCGCGGGCGGCGCGACGCACCGCTCGCGGGTTCTTGGGTCACTTTGTGTCTTCGGGCACCGTACGGTACTTGGGTGCGAACGAGAGCTCCCACAGGAAGTCGACCTGATAGAAGATCGGGGGAGCGGGGGTGCCCGGTCCCCAGAACCACTCGGGCTTCGGTGTCCCGTTATCGCTCTGGCCGGCCGGATTGAACACGGGCAGGTGGGTGAACGCGGGCCGGCCCCCGCCCCCGGACTGGAACATCGCCGTGGCCCGCGCGTGGCACGTGACGCAAGACGACGTCGCGACGAACCCGTCTTCGGTAATCGAGTTCCCGAGAATGGTGGGGCGCCCGGTCGCGTCGGTGAAATCGATCTGCGCCCCTTTGAGTCGGTAGTGGCCCCACGCCGGGTCGAGCCCGGCCGCCTTCATCCGCGCGAGGAGCTCCGGCTTCAGGGCGGTCTTGTACCCCTTGTCGGGCTGGGGGTTCGGTTTCACGTCCGCGGGGATCATCCCGTAACTGTCGTGGGCACCGATCAGGTCCGCAAAAGCCGGGTTGTCCTCCTGCTCGAAGGTGGCCCAGTGCCAATTCGGTAGCACCTTCGACGTGACGTGCAGCGCGATGAGGCCGATGATCTGTTTCGGGGGCTGATTCGGTTGATTGGGTACGGGCGGGGGCTGGTACTCGTCCCAGTGGTACCTCGGCTTGTCGGCCTCGGTGATGACCTTCCACAGCGCCTTGATGGAGATCGCGCCGGTCGGGAACTTGATCCCGCCCGGGGCGCGGGCCTGCTTGATAACCCCCTGCTGGTACCACAGCCCGTTCTGGACGACATAGTCGAAGCCGGCCCGGTTCATCCGGACCTCCTCGCTGTCCGGTCCCCGGTCCGGCACGGACGGGGCCGGACCCGGGGCCGCGAACAGGGGCGCGCTTTGGAGCCGCCGTAATTCGTGCTGGCGACTCGGGCGCAGGTTCCGGGCCTTCTTGGCGCCGGGCCACACCGGGGGCGCGTTCGGGTCCGTGTACATCACCGCCTGGTCGCCCCATTCGTCCCAACGAACGGCGCGGGGTTCGGCGCCGACCGGCCGGTTGATTTCCAGGAACAGGTCCCAGGCGAACTTGTCCGGGTCGTTCACCGCGGTGATCTTCGCGGCCGATGGTTCGGGGGCGTGCTCGGGCGGGCCCGCCGCGGGTTGTCGCCCGAGTGTCGGCCCGAGTCCCGCAAGGCCGACCGCAAGAATGACGAGTAACACCGTTCTCATCCCAACACCTCGGTTTAAGGCCGCTCCCGTCTGGCACCGCATTCCGCAAATCGAGATGAGGTTCGAGTTTTGCCACCAAAGTCCGGACGAGCCGCCCTCAGTGAGGCCCCTCTCACCTCGCTCCGGCAGTCTCAAAAGTAACGGCCCGCAAAGGTGACGCGGAATTTTTGGAAAATGAGTCGGATCCATTCGTAGGCGCGCGGTCGCGACAGCCGCGTTTGAACTCAGGATCGTGTCGAGTTGCTCTCAATCGTGTTCCCGGCGCGCGAATTTTGATCTGTGACCGAGTCGGCCGAGTTAAAGCATTTCACGGCGCCGTCACAATCTCGGGAGCGGTTTGAAATCAGAACGAACAAGGGTTTCTGCGGGGACCGCACGGGCTGCCCGGTGCGGCCGATCCGTGCGCGATCCCTGTCACCTTTCGGGCTTTTGTCTGTTAGCAGGATTAGCCCCCGTGGAACCCGTGCCGTCGATCACACAGTGTGGGCGAAGGCACGGGCCGGGAAATTCTGAGGAGCCGAAGATGTACGTCACGAAGTTTTCGCTGATCCTGCCCGCATCGAAGCTACCGGCCGGGGGAGCGCTCGCGCTGTCGGGCCAGGAGCACGATAAGATCGAGTGCTACCAGGGAACCCAAGCGGTCAACAACTACGGCATCAGTGTCGTCGGGGCGGGGAGCTGGGCGAAGGGCAAGATTGGCGGGTCGATTACGGCATACGACTACCGGGCCTTGTACCAGGTCTACAATCTCAAAGAGGGTGAAGCCGCCAATTACTGGTTCATTAAATACAGCAAGGAGAAGAACCACGACGAGCTCAAAAAGACATTCGAAAACTCAACAACTGTTACCACAAAATACGCCCTGGAGTTTGAAATCCAGGGCAACGATTGGGGGGTCAATGCCGTCTACATCACCTACCAGGTGATTCGATTGGTGCTGAACGGCGTGACCAAGGACTACGTTGTGACCAACCCACCGAGTTCTGGTGCCCAGCTCCCGGACGGTAGCCCCTACCAGGGAGGTTTCAAACCGGTCGGCTGATAAATCATCGGGGCTGAGTTCTAAACGGTCCGGATCGAGAGTGTATCCGCACTCGAGCGATTTCGGTCATGAATGACCGAAATCGTGAGAACAGAGGCGCGAGAGCCGACAAACCCCTTACCATGTGCCCCTCACTCCTTTTTGGCATTGCCTCGAACAAAGCTTCCGATCAGTTCGTGGCGTTGTACATCTTCGACTCCGGCAAAGAGGACAGACTGCTTCGCGTGTTAGTCGATAAAGAGGTCTCAAGAGCATTTATCTTGCGATGGAGAATGTTGCGGCGACATGCCCATGATCACGTTGGGTTGCGAGATCCCCGACCCCTTTGAGATCGCAAAGAACTATAGTGAGTGCTAGAAGCTGTGGCCGACGGCATGCGACGAACCTTCCGACCCGGTGTGTCCGATGGGGCTGCCGGGCGTTTGGCGTTTGTGGGTGTGGTAGATCGGAACGCAAAATCGGCTCTTGAAACGACCTGGAGACGTCGAGACAATATCGCTCTATAAACCGAGATGCCGTATTGCCCACGGTCCGAAGCGAATGGCAAAGAAGGCCGAACTCGAGCACGTGTACAACCAGTACCGGCACTCGTGCGCGGTTGCGATCGGGGCCGTTTCAGCGGGGGACTTCCAAACTGGAGTTCGCGAGGCGGAGTCCAGTCTGTCGCACGTATACCCGACGATTACCTACCAGAAACGGTTTCTCAAGACCGAGCCCGACGCTCCCACCCTCGATGTACTCCTGCGTTATGCCCCGCCACTGTTCTTAGAACAGGCAATCGACGCCGTCGAGCGTTGGTACCTGTCGGGCACGCGGACCGAGCGCGGCAATCTGCCCGACGTCTCCGAGCGCATCGCGAGTGCCCGTTCGCGCGCGACTCTTGCGCGTGAGCTATGGTCGGTTCTGGACGCCGCCCCCGACGCACATCTCGCTGTTTCCAATCGCAATCCTGCCGAACTTGAGATCGTGCGCACGTGGCTCCGCCTCGGTGCGGTGGCACCGAGCACACGATACGGCCCGCAACAATATGAGCGCGTCAGCGATCCGCGGCGCTCGG
This region of Gemmata massiliana genomic DNA includes:
- a CDS encoding RNA polymerase sigma factor yields the protein MSRALGNRPETADGPGLFLTTQWTLVLRGRDAQSPDGRAALAALCECYWYPLYVHIRRRVRSAEDAADLTQGFFAHLLESNLFASVAPCSGKLRAYLLACCNHFLANEWDRAAAQKRGGGRTPLSIDFAAAESRYTTEPVDRLGPDRLYERRWALTLLDEALTALERDYDSAGRGELFRLLKPALVAADEVQQHATIAATLGTSVPAVKKAAQRLRTRYGQRLRELVAATVGGPGDVDEELRDLFAAVAR
- a CDS encoding serine/threonine-protein kinase, yielding MADIVYCASCRVAIPTDAPHGLCPACLFQLAIAVPGPGSRAPSEAEPASEWVPGTGSGSRPRPGGENLKGRDHARTARISNYEVLEELGRGGMGVVFKARQPHADRVVALKVIRGTGTVDSHLHGRLITEARALARLSHPNIVQVFEVGEEGTPFFSMEYVEGGTLAERIRRDGSLEPGAAADLVRVLAGAVGAAHDAGILHRDLKPANVLLKADGTPKVADFGLAKWLSGGSGPTTGGAILGTPSYMAPEQAAGRVSDVGPWTDVYALGAILYETLTGVPPFRADTALATATLVTGTEPVAPRKRRPALPAQLEAICLKCLEKRPGGRYSTARALADDLDRWRRGESTVARPLSWVRRAWRVVRPRSVVAALSTALLATVTGHLITQYPTDPDAVTKRYTRELTAGRSVTLVNKTGPPAWSRWAEGQGQLTTSAEYSEVLRVEATSLALLELLPDPGCDRYRITAEILVERFGDKLVRSGVYFGRQSFGGPGGAECVCFFAACLEDSLDRPGGHWSEGALVAVEGLVWAPGTGAKKAGAVNQLPGRSPIRSDRWRELTIEIAPERVRVLFGESGGAPVEAAVCPVDKLTKRATKSSRETLDRITQSNGTILWSWVPRAPIGVLIENGAIAVRNVSVEPMSLNNP